One Treponema pectinovorum DNA segment encodes these proteins:
- a CDS encoding TolC family protein has product MKSKEILFLVLFSLLYIDCFAKDRIAISSSSEAECIAVANSKSNRLRELSLQYSKKSSELSFGGFLPSVDFNFNESDSIKTQAYDTHSKTIAISLRQLIFDGGKTKLTYDFNKATSFYELKEFEQELNSYKLEISNQYFECLLLLKKIEIEENLERNAELELQIIKTEYELDEVLENDYLKYFINVKKIKDQTKQTKRDYKKALTKLKISLGYSKDVDFFLESEAINENDFPRYLEEKLEKLWNVCQRNNLSIKKNRMSLYYSQKQDEFSKRYFLPQVYFEGGIHFSGTDYPLTQPSYSAKIKVDFLNNTLIPVSFSNGYEIKDKKVCGVNNSVDFSVKGQPQYFADKKKNELNLRYSRVQFGENLNVLYEKLYEKTADYDDLIDNLERLKETEQLEERNLLVSRESVNRGEIKRLDYLEELEEHAKTLTEILQSKIKLKNLIREIEIFINVQSGGLRECIL; this is encoded by the coding sequence ATGAAATCAAAAGAAATTTTGTTCTTAGTTTTATTTTCTCTTCTATATATAGATTGCTTTGCGAAAGATAGAATAGCCATTTCTTCAAGCAGCGAAGCGGAATGCATTGCAGTCGCAAATTCTAAATCCAATAGATTAAGAGAACTTTCGTTGCAGTATTCAAAAAAAAGTAGCGAGCTTTCTTTTGGAGGCTTTTTGCCTTCTGTTGATTTTAACTTTAACGAAAGCGATTCCATAAAAACTCAAGCTTATGATACGCACTCAAAAACTATTGCGATTTCTTTAAGGCAGCTTATTTTTGACGGCGGAAAAACAAAACTCACTTACGATTTTAATAAAGCAACTTCATTCTATGAATTAAAGGAATTTGAGCAGGAGTTAAATTCCTACAAACTCGAAATTTCAAATCAATATTTTGAATGCCTTTTGCTGCTGAAAAAAATTGAAATTGAAGAAAATCTTGAAAGGAATGCAGAACTTGAATTACAAATCATAAAAACAGAATATGAACTAGACGAAGTGTTAGAAAACGATTACCTAAAATATTTTATAAACGTAAAAAAGATAAAAGATCAAACAAAACAGACAAAACGCGATTATAAAAAGGCTTTAACAAAGTTGAAAATCTCTTTGGGATACAGCAAAGATGTTGATTTTTTCCTCGAAAGCGAGGCTATAAACGAAAATGATTTTCCCCGATATCTAGAAGAAAAATTAGAAAAACTGTGGAATGTTTGCCAGCGAAACAATCTTTCAATAAAAAAGAACAGAATGTCGCTTTATTACAGTCAAAAACAAGATGAATTTTCAAAAAGATATTTTCTTCCGCAAGTTTATTTTGAAGGCGGAATTCATTTTTCTGGAACAGATTATCCGCTAACCCAACCGTCGTATAGTGCAAAGATTAAAGTTGATTTTTTGAACAATACACTTATTCCTGTTTCTTTTTCGAATGGATATGAGATTAAAGACAAAAAAGTTTGTGGGGTAAATAATTCCGTAGATTTTTCTGTAAAAGGGCAACCACAGTATTTTGCAGACAAAAAAAAGAACGAGTTAAACCTTCGATATTCTCGTGTGCAGTTTGGTGAAAATCTGAATGTTTTATATGAAAAGCTTTATGAAAAAACTGCGGATTATGATGATTTAATTGATAACCTCGAACGGCTCAAAGAAACAGAACAGCTTGAAGAACGGAATCTTTTGGTGAGCAGAGAAAGTGTAAACCGCGGCGAAATCAAGCGACTCGATTATCTTGAGGAACTTGAAGAGCATGCAAAAACTCTGACAGAAATTTTACAGTCAAAAATTAAGTTAAAAAATTTAATTAGAGAAATTGAAATTTTTATAAATGTTCAATCAGGAGGATTACGCGAATGCATTTTATAA